From Syntrophorhabdaceae bacterium, a single genomic window includes:
- a CDS encoding mechanosensitive ion channel: MPQIPPFYLEILQKVVSSVIIACLAIVVSRMAGRLLKKRVKDASEIQTLSVLVRKITYISAAVIILVVIFGLGSNFATIIGILGAGVAFASQEVIGSFAGYLNIITGSIFRIGDRIRIGNVIGDVLDISLLRTTVMEIGEWVKADQYTGRVVSVANRVVFSDPVFNYTQHSHYLWDEIMVPVTYDTNWRRAVEIILAKGQELTQGFHAEAKMEFEEMARKYPSLHSVPVEPSVYIAMTDNWIELTLRYIAEARERRSIKGQIHGELLKSFGEEPEITVASVTVDIVRIPPLKISNPASPGSGP, encoded by the coding sequence ATGCCGCAGATCCCGCCGTTCTATCTTGAGATACTGCAAAAGGTCGTCAGTTCGGTTATCATTGCCTGCCTTGCCATCGTTGTGAGCCGTATGGCGGGAAGGCTTCTGAAAAAGCGCGTGAAAGATGCGTCTGAAATACAGACGTTGAGCGTGCTTGTCCGCAAGATCACATACATTTCCGCCGCCGTGATAATTCTCGTGGTGATCTTCGGGTTGGGAAGCAATTTTGCGACCATTATCGGCATCCTGGGAGCGGGCGTTGCCTTTGCTTCACAGGAGGTGATAGGCTCCTTTGCCGGTTACCTGAACATAATCACCGGCAGCATATTCAGGATCGGTGACAGGATAAGGATAGGCAACGTCATTGGGGATGTTCTCGACATCAGTTTGCTGCGAACAACGGTCATGGAGATCGGTGAATGGGTGAAGGCCGACCAGTATACGGGCAGGGTGGTAAGCGTGGCAAACCGCGTGGTCTTCTCCGACCCCGTTTTCAACTACACACAGCACTCACATTACCTCTGGGACGAGATCATGGTCCCCGTTACCTATGATACCAATTGGCGCCGCGCCGTCGAGATCATACTGGCAAAAGGACAGGAACTGACACAGGGATTTCATGCTGAGGCAAAGATGGAGTTCGAGGAGATGGCAAGGAAATATCCCTCCCTCCACTCGGTGCCCGTTGAACCATCCGTCTACATTGCCATGACGGACAACTGGATTGAACTGACATTGCGTTATATCGCCGAAGCACGGGAGCGCAGATCGATAAAAGGGCAGATCCACGGTGAGCTTCTCAAGTCTTTCGGCGAAGAACCGGAGATCACGGTGGCATCGGTGACCGTCGATATAGTAAGAATCCCACCGTTAAAGATCAGCAATCCTGCTTCTCCGGGTAGCGGTCCCTGA
- a CDS encoding radical SAM protein, with the protein MVVPIFLPHSGCGQRCIYCHQGYITDIGVGDLKTRIDSALKGRREVCEVGLFGGNIFGIEPASLEGLFSLFAEHRNVISGFRLSTKPVPLVDETIDILKRNGVDLIELGIPTFNDAILAAVNRDHTAQDLYCAYERLGGEGFRLALQFMVGLPGETMSDIERTVEDMVRLRPEYIRIYPLVILRNTPLYGLYERGDFKPISFDDALERACFIYVNALRHDIDVANVGLTDNEMVSGMVAGGFYHPAYGLLVQSRIFRGALETALGKLTCPKEVTVTLHKNDIPLLVGHRRENLRWFSTLGIALRWDPSGTERGAFELVSGRERVKGKATGRRRKEANGQSTRSE; encoded by the coding sequence ATGGTAGTTCCAATATTCCTTCCCCATTCAGGCTGCGGGCAGCGGTGCATCTACTGCCACCAGGGTTATATAACCGACATAGGCGTTGGGGATCTCAAGACAAGGATTGACAGTGCGCTCAAGGGCCGTCGCGAGGTTTGCGAGGTCGGTCTCTTCGGGGGGAACATCTTCGGGATAGAGCCCGCCTCCCTGGAGGGGCTTTTTTCTTTGTTCGCCGAGCACCGCAATGTTATAAGCGGTTTCCGCCTCTCCACGAAGCCGGTTCCTCTCGTGGACGAGACCATCGACATCCTCAAGAGAAACGGGGTGGATCTTATCGAACTCGGCATTCCCACCTTCAACGATGCCATTCTTGCCGCCGTCAACAGGGACCATACGGCGCAAGACCTTTATTGCGCGTATGAAAGATTGGGCGGCGAGGGGTTCAGGCTCGCCCTTCAGTTCATGGTGGGCCTGCCCGGCGAGACAATGAGCGATATCGAAAGAACGGTAGAGGACATGGTGAGGCTGAGGCCGGAATACATTCGGATCTATCCCCTTGTAATTCTCAGGAACACACCCCTCTACGGCCTTTATGAAAGGGGAGATTTCAAGCCCATATCCTTTGATGATGCCCTCGAAAGGGCCTGTTTTATCTATGTCAATGCGTTAAGACATGACATTGATGTTGCCAACGTGGGCCTCACGGACAATGAAATGGTGAGCGGCATGGTGGCGGGGGGATTCTATCATCCGGCTTACGGCCTTCTCGTGCAGTCGCGGATATTTCGGGGGGCCCTGGAAACCGCCCTTGGCAAGCTGACCTGTCCGAAAGAGGTGACCGTGACCCTCCACAAGAACGATATCCCCCTGCTTGTGGGACACAGGCGAGAGAACCTGAGATGGTTCTCCACGCTGGGAATAGCCCTCCGCTGGGACCCTTCGGGAACCGAACGGGGCGCTTTTGAGCTCGTAAGCGGGAGGGAAAGAGTAAAGGGTAAGGCAACGGGGAGAAGACGGAAAGAAGCGAATGGCCAATCGACCAGATCAGAATAA
- a CDS encoding PAS domain S-box protein produces the protein MKDPSGTASGLIEKISFLKQRIRELEQSESDRQRAEEALQESEERYRKVADFTYAWEYWLAPDNKYVYVSPACERISGYRAEEFLQNPELLVNIIHPDDKHLLASHIHDALQDKSDVSALDFRIITRDGQERWIGHVCQAVYSHTGDYLGRRGSNLDITERKQSEEKFKAIFDNASDGILLANPITKSFLQGNAAICTMLGYTKEEIRNLTIYDIHPTEDISRVLDEFEKQAKGEKTLAEDLPVLRKDGSIFYADIGSTGIAVGDIPYIMGIFHDITDRKLAEEALKTSEGNLRTILDSVNDAIFIHNIDGKIIDVNSKVLEMYGVCREDAITMTIEKDFSARDNPINTLSAIWEAVMRGQERIFEWKARRPKDGRTFSAEVFLRKIMLNNTDAILAAVRDITDRKRLEEALENDQIRLVNDQIRLTAVLDSIDALVYVADFDSYELLFLNKYGRKEWGDIGGKRCWEALQKGQDGPCKFCTNKRLLSGTGVPTGVYRWEFQNTKNGRWYNCRDQAIRWTDGRLVRLEIAIDITESKHIKETLLNEKNKFLTLSESTPLGMVMIDTKGHFTYINPRFKEMFGYGTEDIPDGRAWFQKAYPDPEYRKTVISAWVEDLKRAKVGQKRPRIFKVNCKDGTEKIINFIPVQLETGEQIMNCDDITEQKRLERQLQTVSLTDELTGLYNRRGFITLSGKQLKIAERTKKDMLLFFADLDRMKEINDTLGHQAGDMALVEVAAIFKEVFRESDIIGRMGGDEFAILTIDTTDEAREVLTDRLQKTLDNYNRPEGRNYTLSLSIGIARYDPERPCSLDELMTQADTLMYVEKRNKQ, from the coding sequence ATGAAAGATCCATCCGGAACAGCTTCAGGCCTGATCGAAAAAATCTCCTTCTTAAAACAGAGAATCAGAGAGTTGGAACAATCGGAATCAGACCGCCAGCGGGCGGAGGAGGCACTGCAGGAAAGCGAAGAGAGATATCGCAAAGTTGCCGACTTCACCTATGCCTGGGAATACTGGCTCGCCCCCGATAATAAATATGTGTATGTTTCTCCTGCCTGTGAGCGCATTTCCGGTTATCGGGCTGAGGAATTTCTTCAAAATCCAGAGCTGCTGGTAAATATCATTCATCCCGATGACAAGCACCTGCTGGCCAGCCATATTCACGACGCATTGCAGGACAAATCCGATGTTTCCGCACTCGATTTTCGTATCATCACCCGTGACGGTCAAGAGCGTTGGATCGGTCACGTGTGCCAGGCCGTATACAGTCACACCGGCGATTACCTGGGACGGCGAGGCAGTAACCTTGACATCACCGAGCGCAAGCAGAGCGAGGAGAAATTCAAGGCAATTTTTGATAATGCCAGTGACGGCATACTTCTTGCTAATCCTATAACGAAATCATTTCTTCAGGGAAACGCTGCCATATGTACCATGCTGGGGTACACAAAGGAGGAGATTAGAAATCTTACCATCTATGATATCCACCCCACGGAGGATATCTCCCGGGTTCTTGATGAGTTTGAAAAGCAGGCAAAAGGGGAGAAGACGCTTGCCGAGGACCTGCCGGTATTGAGAAAAGACGGGTCGATCTTCTATGCCGATATAGGCTCTACCGGCATTGCCGTTGGGGACATTCCTTACATTATGGGCATCTTCCACGACATTACCGACCGCAAGCTGGCCGAAGAAGCCCTGAAGACTTCGGAGGGTAACCTCCGCACAATATTGGATAGTGTCAATGATGCTATCTTTATTCACAACATAGATGGAAAAATCATCGATGTGAACAGCAAGGTGCTCGAAATGTACGGGGTATGCCGTGAAGATGCTATCACCATGACCATTGAAAAGGATTTTTCCGCCCGGGACAATCCTATAAACACCCTGTCTGCAATATGGGAAGCTGTCATGAGAGGGCAGGAGAGGATCTTTGAATGGAAGGCGCGTCGTCCCAAGGATGGCAGGACTTTTTCTGCTGAGGTGTTTCTCAGAAAAATAATGCTGAATAATACCGATGCCATTCTTGCAGCAGTAAGAGACATCACCGACCGCAAGCGTTTGGAAGAGGCCCTCGAAAATGATCAAATACGCCTGGTAAATGATCAAATACGCCTTACGGCCGTGCTGGACAGCATTGACGCCCTTGTGTATGTGGCAGACTTCGATTCTTACGAGCTCTTGTTCTTGAACAAGTACGGCCGCAAAGAATGGGGTGATATCGGTGGGAAAAGATGCTGGGAGGCGCTCCAGAAAGGGCAGGATGGGCCATGCAAATTCTGCACGAACAAGCGGCTGCTGTCGGGTACCGGAGTCCCGACGGGCGTGTATCGCTGGGAATTTCAGAACACAAAGAACGGCAGATGGTATAACTGCCGGGACCAGGCTATCCGCTGGACCGACGGACGCCTGGTTCGTTTGGAAATTGCCATCGACATCACCGAAAGCAAGCATATCAAAGAAACGCTTCTTAACGAGAAGAACAAGTTTCTAACCCTTTCCGAGAGCACACCCCTTGGAATGGTCATGATCGATACAAAGGGACATTTTACCTACATCAATCCAAGGTTCAAAGAGATGTTCGGATATGGCACGGAGGATATCCCTGACGGGCGGGCATGGTTCCAAAAGGCATACCCCGACCCCGAATACCGCAAAACAGTTATCTCCGCCTGGGTGGAAGACCTGAAACGGGCAAAGGTGGGTCAAAAAAGACCAAGGATATTCAAGGTGAACTGCAAGGACGGTACGGAAAAGATCATCAACTTCATTCCTGTCCAGCTCGAGACAGGGGAGCAGATCATGAACTGCGATGACATCACCGAACAGAAGCGCCTTGAGCGGCAGCTCCAAACCGTCTCACTCACGGATGAGCTCACGGGCCTGTACAACAGGCGCGGATTCATCACCCTCTCCGGGAAGCAGCTGAAGATAGCAGAGAGGACAAAAAAAGATATGCTGCTCTTCTTTGCCGATCTGGACAGGATGAAAGAGATCAATGACACACTGGGCCACCAGGCGGGCGACATGGCGCTTGTTGAAGTTGCGGCGATCTTTAAGGAGGTGTTCAGGGAATCGGATATCATAGGAAGGATGGGCGGAGACGAGTTTGCCATCCTGACAATAGATACCACCGATGAGGCCAGGGAAGTCCTCACGGACCGCCTGCAGAAAACACTTGATAATTACAACAGGCCCGAGGGGAGAAACTACACGCTCTCCCTGAGCATAGGCATAGCACGCTATGACCCCGAAAGACCCTGTTCCCTGGATGAACTTATGACTCAGGCAGACACACTGATGTATGTGGAGAAGAGAAACAAGCAGTGA
- a CDS encoding glycosyltransferase family A protein: MSKDSPLVSIIIPTYNYAQYLPRAIESCMTQSYGNLEIIIIDDGSTDATGKMVKEIDDPRVVYHYQENQGVSAARNKGLKLAKGDFIGFLDADEYLTDDSVETRLAVMLDDGDIDFVTTTARSVDDTGRTSFRPGEGGRDIISRGLCEDLLLKRIPYTTSAVLMRGSHARKFEFAIDLNNGEDLVFFSKVFFERKGCFLSRPTAVSFSHPDSLRHNIPNLKKQGMGLVDAIFDDPCFEGRLDHIRAAFTADRCFELFRRFYRSGDLKLAREHYRKALSLEPSRIFKIDYLFKFIRTWI; this comes from the coding sequence ATGTCGAAGGACAGTCCTCTCGTATCCATAATCATACCCACATATAATTACGCGCAATACCTGCCCCGGGCCATCGAGTCCTGCATGACCCAGTCCTACGGGAACCTCGAGATCATCATCATTGATGACGGTTCTACGGACGCTACCGGAAAGATGGTGAAAGAGATCGACGACCCCAGGGTCGTGTACCATTATCAGGAGAACCAGGGTGTTTCCGCCGCCCGCAACAAGGGTCTCAAGCTGGCGAAGGGAGACTTCATTGGCTTTCTCGACGCGGACGAATATCTCACCGACGACTCGGTTGAGACACGCCTCGCCGTCATGCTCGACGACGGGGACATAGATTTCGTGACCACAACGGCCCGCTCGGTGGACGACACGGGCAGGACGTCTTTCCGCCCTGGCGAGGGAGGCAGGGATATTATATCCAGGGGGCTGTGCGAAGACCTTCTTCTCAAGCGCATACCCTACACGACATCGGCGGTGCTGATGAGGGGGAGCCACGCCAGAAAGTTTGAGTTCGCCATCGATCTCAACAACGGCGAGGACCTCGTCTTTTTTTCGAAAGTATTTTTTGAAAGGAAGGGGTGCTTCCTCTCAAGACCGACCGCTGTCTCCTTCAGCCATCCCGACAGCCTCCGCCATAACATACCGAATCTCAAGAAACAGGGCATGGGCCTTGTTGATGCCATCTTCGACGACCCCTGCTTTGAAGGCCGGTTAGACCACATACGGGCGGCATTCACGGCCGATCGCTGTTTCGAGCTGTTCCGCAGATTTTACCGCTCGGGAGACCTGAAACTGGCCCGGGAGCACTACCGAAAAGCCCTTTCCCTGGAACCCTCGAGAATATTCAAGATCGACTACCTTTTCAAATTCATCAGAACGTGGATTTAG
- a CDS encoding glycosyltransferase family 4 protein, whose translation MKIGLAIYSFDPKKGGAERYTFDLARRLAGKGHEVCVFCAHGVETPGVKLVFLRTNSFPRWRRNLSFALTHRQALDRIRPDIMLGYGNVLDLDVYQSHGGVQTIWMEREIASYEAGAERNIKAFLLRHSFNQAIQRWVEGYSVKHGRFTKIVAISDMVRDHMSAYYHIDRNAFDIVYNGVDTERFRPAPERPEGPTTVLFCAGNFRLKGLAPLLAAMGSVVRQGKDVRLIIMGRGKKDRYSGLIDKAGIRDRVTFTGERSAPEEVYRQAHVLAHPTYYDACSLTTMEGMASGLPVITTRWNGACAFVSPDEGYVIDEAENIEALSAAIHALTDPARQEAMGRNARRKMESFTMDRNADEMEAVLLRALEEKRGR comes from the coding sequence ATGAAGATCGGCCTTGCCATATACAGTTTCGACCCCAAGAAGGGCGGCGCAGAACGCTACACCTTCGATCTCGCCCGCAGGCTTGCCGGCAAAGGGCATGAGGTCTGTGTCTTCTGTGCCCACGGCGTCGAGACGCCCGGTGTCAAGCTCGTATTCCTGCGCACGAATTCCTTTCCACGGTGGCGCCGGAACCTCTCCTTCGCCCTGACGCACAGGCAGGCCCTGGACAGGATCCGTCCCGACATAATGCTTGGCTATGGCAATGTCCTTGACCTCGACGTCTACCAAAGCCACGGGGGCGTGCAGACCATCTGGATGGAGCGGGAGATCGCAAGTTATGAGGCAGGGGCCGAGCGGAACATAAAGGCCTTCCTCCTGAGGCACAGCTTTAACCAGGCTATCCAGCGCTGGGTGGAGGGATACTCCGTGAAACACGGCAGATTCACGAAGATAGTGGCCATCTCCGACATGGTCCGGGACCACATGTCGGCATACTACCACATCGACAGGAACGCCTTTGACATCGTCTACAATGGTGTCGATACGGAGCGTTTCAGGCCGGCTCCCGAGCGGCCGGAAGGCCCCACGACGGTCCTTTTCTGCGCGGGCAATTTCAGGCTCAAGGGGTTGGCCCCCCTTCTTGCGGCAATGGGAAGCGTCGTGCGCCAGGGAAAGGACGTGCGCCTCATCATCATGGGCCGGGGAAAGAAAGACAGGTATTCAGGCCTCATCGACAAGGCGGGCATCCGGGACCGCGTGACGTTCACGGGAGAGCGATCGGCCCCGGAGGAGGTCTACCGACAGGCCCATGTGCTTGCCCACCCGACCTACTACGATGCCTGTTCCCTGACCACGATGGAAGGCATGGCCTCGGGACTGCCTGTCATTACCACCCGCTGGAACGGCGCCTGTGCCTTCGTCTCTCCCGACGAGGGCTACGTCATCGACGAGGCGGAGAACATCGAAGCCCTGAGCGCGGCCATCCATGCCCTCACGGACCCCGCCAGGCAGGAGGCGATGGGGAGAAACGCCCGGAGGAAGATGGAATCCTTCACCATGGACCGGAACGCCGACGAGATGGAAGCGGTGCTTTTGCGGGCCCTGGAAGAAAAAAGAGGGCGATGA